A stretch of the Rhodothermales bacterium genome encodes the following:
- a CDS encoding sulfite exporter TauE/SafE family protein encodes MASGLALAGALHCAGMCGGFAVLARGGARSAGGGGGRFALYGAGKTLTYVVLGVVAGAAGAWLGGWSLGSRVLAVFVGVIMIGAGLQLGGWFALSGWFSGPRSVPLLGRVSARVADWLRSFMGQRSRFSLVGLGMVNGLLPCGLLYAALAGAAGTGGWWQGGAFMAIFGVGTLPALGLTAWFASRLSPRRRVLAARVGGVLLILFGVFTLFRGFPAMPGHSMH; translated from the coding sequence ATGGCGTCGGGGCTGGCACTTGCGGGCGCCCTGCATTGTGCAGGCATGTGCGGCGGCTTCGCGGTTCTGGCGCGGGGTGGTGCGCGCTCGGCGGGTGGCGGTGGGGGGCGGTTCGCGCTTTACGGCGCGGGAAAGACGCTGACCTACGTCGTGCTGGGTGTCGTGGCGGGCGCTGCCGGGGCGTGGCTGGGGGGCTGGTCGCTCGGAAGTCGGGTATTGGCAGTGTTTGTGGGAGTGATCATGATTGGCGCGGGGTTGCAGCTGGGGGGCTGGTTTGCTCTGTCGGGCTGGTTTTCCGGGCCGCGTTCGGTGCCTTTATTGGGACGGGTTTCCGCCCGCGTGGCCGATTGGCTCCGATCATTCATGGGGCAGCGTAGCCGGTTCTCTTTGGTCGGACTCGGAATGGTGAACGGCCTGTTGCCGTGCGGTCTTCTCTACGCCGCGCTGGCGGGGGCCGCTGGTACAGGCGGATGGTGGCAGGGAGGTGCGTTCATGGCCATTTTCGGTGTCGGCACGCTACCCGCTCTCGGCCTCACGGCGTGGTTTGCCAGCCGGCTCAGCCCCCGCCGCCGCGTCCTGGCAGCCCGCGTTGGCGGCGTCCTGCTCATCCTGTTCGGGGTGTTCACCCTTTTTCGCGGATTTCCGGCCATGCCAGGCCACTCGATGCACTGA
- a CDS encoding DNA-3-methyladenine glycosylase, giving the protein MTPDPSSQWPFDLHEAVQHLSDQDPRLASLIHRTGPVTIAPRAHEEPFEALLRSIVYQQLSGKAAGTIHGRVLHITGDPPRPEAVLALTDDELRACGLSRAKTAAVKDLALHTGRRTVPDAARLRAMENAEIIERLTQVRGIGPWTVQMYLMFGLGRPDILPTTDLGIQKGIQQLDGLPDLPKPAEVEARGAAWQPYRTIASWYLWRSVDG; this is encoded by the coding sequence ATGACTCCCGACCCGTCCTCCCAATGGCCGTTTGACCTGCATGAAGCCGTTCAGCATCTGTCCGACCAGGATCCACGCCTCGCATCCCTCATCCATCGGACCGGCCCCGTCACCATCGCGCCGCGGGCCCATGAAGAGCCGTTCGAGGCCCTGCTCCGATCCATCGTCTACCAGCAGCTCTCCGGAAAAGCCGCCGGCACCATCCATGGCCGCGTGCTCCACATCACCGGCGACCCGCCCCGCCCGGAGGCGGTTCTGGCCCTGACCGACGACGAACTCCGCGCGTGCGGTCTGTCCCGTGCGAAAACAGCCGCCGTGAAAGACCTCGCGCTGCACACCGGGCGCCGTACGGTTCCGGACGCGGCCCGCCTTCGCGCCATGGAGAATGCGGAAATCATCGAGCGACTGACGCAGGTCCGGGGCATCGGCCCCTGGACGGTCCAGATGTACCTGATGTTCGGCCTGGGCCGACCGGACATCCTGCCGACCACCGATCTGGGCATCCAGAAGGGTATCCAGCAACTGGATGGGCTCCCCGATCTTCCCAAACCCGCCGAAGTGGAGGCCCGGGGCGCCGCCTGGCAACCCTACCGGACCATTGCATCGTGGTATCTGTGGCGCAGCGTGGATGGCTGA
- a CDS encoding T9SS type A sorting domain-containing protein, whose protein sequence is MTITLDELNVAPGNNTARVNWDNFVALNQQYVRIEGLQVFSSPNRTASRPNWALRDVATGAVIDNDDISLAFRNDRTDYPSPFRATNDFTAPPVGATVNLQGFALLSRSSFDPHEIGAPSIGMMRIVPWESTDLVVTQSPPNITDITPPTSIPGNSPITITASITADQSRTLTGASLTWTSTSNPTGGTVTGTKTTGDTWSFQIPAQPNRDFVTFTISATDSQGSESTSAERFVRVLFGGITAVRDIQEPAPGSGDSPFRDVTTTMDLEVTVMTDPASANGSSDVMTVQDGTSPWSGIALRASSNPLTAAGVAKGDVIRITSGRIVENFGLTMIRDYQFEIVSQGGAPYNAIVVTTELLADADIAESLEGMLLRVENATVVATNADAPSGPFGEFLISNGEGSLRVDDQSDFMSYEGNDPGTVFAEGQVLAFVEGVLWYSFSNFKLEPESFDAIGPVTNVATESDVLPQTTSLHQNFPNPFNPTTSIQYDVATTGQVTLSVYDALGRHVETLVSSEQPAGTYAVQFNAARLSSGLYLYRLQTADKVVTRTMTLLK, encoded by the coding sequence GTGACCATTACACTGGACGAGCTGAACGTGGCGCCAGGCAACAACACGGCCCGTGTCAACTGGGACAACTTCGTGGCGCTCAACCAGCAGTACGTGCGGATTGAAGGCCTTCAGGTCTTCTCGTCCCCCAACAGGACCGCCTCGCGTCCGAACTGGGCCCTGCGTGACGTCGCTACGGGTGCCGTCATCGACAACGATGACATCTCGCTGGCCTTCAGGAACGACCGCACGGATTACCCGAGCCCGTTCCGCGCCACGAACGACTTCACAGCGCCTCCCGTCGGTGCAACGGTGAACCTCCAGGGATTCGCCCTCCTGTCCCGCAGCTCGTTCGATCCGCATGAGATCGGCGCACCGTCGATTGGCATGATGCGCATTGTACCCTGGGAGTCCACGGACCTGGTCGTGACCCAGTCCCCGCCGAACATCACGGACATCACGCCGCCGACCAGCATCCCGGGTAACAGCCCGATCACCATTACCGCCTCCATCACGGCCGATCAGAGCCGTACCCTCACGGGCGCATCGCTGACCTGGACGTCGACGAGCAACCCCACGGGCGGCACGGTCACGGGCACCAAGACCACCGGCGACACCTGGTCCTTCCAGATCCCGGCCCAGCCGAACCGGGACTTCGTAACATTCACGATTTCTGCAACGGACAGCCAAGGCAGCGAATCCACGTCGGCCGAGCGGTTCGTGCGCGTGCTGTTCGGTGGCATCACTGCGGTCCGGGACATCCAGGAACCGGCCCCCGGCAGCGGTGACTCCCCGTTCCGTGACGTGACCACCACCATGGACCTTGAAGTCACGGTCATGACCGATCCGGCAAGCGCCAACGGCTCCTCCGATGTCATGACGGTCCAGGACGGCACGAGCCCCTGGTCCGGTATTGCCCTGCGCGCAAGCAGCAACCCGCTTACGGCTGCCGGTGTGGCCAAGGGTGATGTCATCCGGATTACCAGTGGTCGGATCGTCGAGAACTTCGGTCTCACCATGATCCGCGACTACCAGTTCGAAATCGTGAGCCAGGGTGGCGCGCCCTACAACGCCATCGTGGTCACCACCGAACTCCTGGCCGACGCGGACATCGCGGAGTCGCTGGAAGGCATGCTGCTGCGCGTGGAGAACGCCACGGTCGTTGCGACCAACGCCGACGCCCCCAGCGGTCCATTCGGTGAGTTCCTGATTTCGAACGGCGAAGGCTCTCTCCGTGTGGATGACCAGTCGGACTTCATGTCCTACGAAGGCAACGATCCGGGTACGGTTTTCGCAGAAGGCCAGGTACTGGCATTCGTCGAAGGCGTCCTCTGGTACTCCTTCTCGAACTTCAAGCTCGAGCCCGAGTCCTTCGACGCCATCGGCCCCGTGACCAACGTGGCCACGGAATCGGATGTCCTGCCGCAGACCACCAGCCTGCACCAGAACTTCCCGAATCCGTTCAACCCGACGACGTCCATCCAGTACGATGTGGCTACGACCGGCCAGGTCACGCTGAGCGTGTACGATGCGCTGGGACGTCACGTCGAAACCCTGGTGAGCAGCGAACAGCCGGCCGGTACGTACGCCGTGCAGTTCAACGCCGCACGTCTGTCCAGTGGTCTCTACCTCTACCGTCTCCAGACGGCAGACAAGGTGGTCACCCGGACCATGACGCTGCTGAAGTAA
- the ccoS gene encoding cbb3-type cytochrome oxidase assembly protein CcoS, which produces MNILFVLVPVALFLAALGVAGFIWSVRSGQFDDLETPGMRVLFGEERVSDDDPNAKTGITRRKPSGKAQPPDPTG; this is translated from the coding sequence ATGAACATCCTCTTCGTACTCGTGCCCGTCGCCCTGTTCCTGGCGGCCCTCGGCGTTGCCGGCTTCATCTGGTCTGTTCGTTCCGGCCAGTTCGACGACCTCGAGACGCCTGGTATGCGGGTGCTTTTTGGAGAGGAGCGCGTCTCGGACGACGACCCCAACGCAAAGACTGGGATTACCCGACGAAAACCCTCGGGGAAGGCTCAGCCTCCTGATCCGACAGGCTGA
- a CDS encoding class I SAM-dependent methyltransferase translates to MTAGVLLLTLSPGFGCGEGPDAPGSYMGRDIADVMASEHGALWLDRPSRDEEELPARLLNALELNPSAHVADIGAGTGFFTFRLADMVPHGRVYAVEVQSALVDTLNARAHRSGYRNVFPIQGTVDNPSLPDARIDLALIVSSYHEFSQPEAMMRRIFQAIRPGGSLVIVEYRKEDATIPIPDDHRMTAEQIRREMEAVGFTWRENREILPQQHVVVFQRPIE, encoded by the coding sequence TTGACGGCCGGGGTCCTGTTGTTGACCCTCTCGCCCGGTTTCGGCTGCGGGGAGGGTCCCGATGCGCCCGGGTCCTACATGGGACGGGACATTGCCGACGTCATGGCGTCCGAGCATGGCGCTCTTTGGCTGGACCGACCCTCCCGGGACGAGGAGGAGTTGCCGGCCCGGCTGTTGAATGCCCTGGAACTGAACCCGTCCGCGCACGTGGCCGACATCGGGGCCGGCACCGGCTTCTTCACGTTCCGCCTGGCGGACATGGTCCCGCACGGTCGGGTCTATGCCGTCGAAGTCCAGTCGGCGCTGGTGGACACACTGAACGCCCGCGCCCATCGCAGCGGCTATCGAAACGTGTTTCCCATCCAGGGCACAGTGGATAATCCATCCTTGCCGGATGCCCGTATTGACCTGGCGCTCATCGTATCGTCCTACCACGAATTCTCCCAGCCGGAGGCCATGATGCGACGCATCTTCCAGGCCATCCGACCGGGCGGCTCGCTGGTCATCGTGGAATACCGGAAGGAAGATGCGACCATTCCGATACCGGACGATCACCGGATGACCGCCGAACAGATCCGCCGTGAAATGGAAGCGGTCGGATTTACGTGGCGGGAAAACCGTGAAATCCTGCCGCAGCAACACGTGGTGGTGTTCCAGCGGCCCATCGAATAG